Proteins encoded together in one Marispirochaeta sp. window:
- a CDS encoding HU family DNA-binding protein: protein MSNKLTKAEIIDSIFETTGVNRKDVHRILDEFFDQLKDGLKEDRVVELRGFGTFEIRTRKGREKARNPKTGEIVPVSAHGVAVFRPGKELKQIAWPLRT from the coding sequence GTGAGTAACAAACTCACGAAAGCCGAAATAATCGACAGTATATTCGAAACAACCGGCGTAAACCGCAAGGATGTCCATCGGATACTTGACGAGTTTTTTGATCAGTTAAAGGACGGTTTAAAAGAAGATCGGGTTGTGGAGTTGCGCGGCTTCGGCACCTTCGAAATCCGGACTCGTAAAGGCCGCGAAAAGGCTCGTAATCCGAAGACCGGTGAGATTGTTCCGGTAAGTGCCCATGGTGTGGCAGTTTTTCGTCCTGGTAAAGAGCTTAAACAGATTGCCTGGCCTCTGCGAACCTGA
- the ricT gene encoding regulatory iron-sulfur-containing complex subunit RicT: MENDQEQNTDSCCYRIKVVHSSETHLAKFSKDDPLIRGDMLIVDSRYGKDLAVVLGNSCCCERSDDKAEMITIVRRAGDADLKRHESNLEREREALRICREKVDSRELDMKLVSAHYLDEESKLLFFFTAEARVDFRELVKDLVAVFKTRIELRQIGVRDEARVLGGIGVCGRVLCCNGITDKLNPVSIKMAKEQNLSLNSMKISGPCGRLLCCLSYEYEFYREEKRSFPPEGARIPFNGLTYKVSEVNVLSKTVKLHSSEGGVTDVSVTNFERDAESRKWKILRIDEE, from the coding sequence ATGGAGAATGATCAGGAACAGAATACAGATTCCTGCTGTTATAGAATAAAAGTGGTTCATTCCAGTGAAACTCATCTGGCGAAGTTTTCAAAAGATGATCCCCTGATACGGGGGGATATGCTTATTGTTGACTCCCGCTACGGTAAGGATTTGGCGGTGGTATTAGGTAATTCCTGCTGCTGTGAGAGGTCTGACGATAAAGCCGAGATGATCACCATTGTCAGGCGCGCCGGAGATGCAGATTTGAAACGGCACGAGTCAAACCTTGAGCGGGAACGTGAGGCTCTGCGGATCTGCCGGGAAAAGGTAGATTCCCGGGAGCTTGATATGAAACTGGTATCTGCTCATTACCTTGACGAGGAATCTAAGCTGCTCTTCTTCTTCACCGCCGAAGCCCGGGTTGATTTTCGTGAGCTTGTTAAAGACCTTGTAGCCGTCTTTAAAACACGAATAGAGCTCAGGCAGATTGGAGTCCGGGATGAGGCCCGGGTGCTTGGTGGAATCGGGGTCTGTGGCCGGGTTCTATGCTGCAATGGAATTACCGATAAACTGAATCCTGTGTCCATTAAAATGGCTAAAGAGCAGAATCTGAGTTTGAATTCCATGAAAATATCGGGTCCCTGCGGCCGGCTCCTGTGCTGCCTTTCGTATGAGTATGAGTTTTACCGTGAAGAGAAGCGGTCCTTTCCTCCCGAAGGAGCGCGTATTCCATTTAATGGTCTAACCTATAAGGTTTCCGAGGTGAACGTGTTGTCAAAAACCGTTAAGCTCCACTCCAGTGAAGGCGGAGTGACTGACGTTTCGGTGACAAACTTTGAACGGGATGCCGAATCCAGGAAATGGAAAATTCTTCGGATTGATGAGGAATAG
- a CDS encoding YaaR family protein, with amino-acid sequence MDRIDPLTGAPIPFYRNEKRRVEKKGAVKKDFGSFVQSADDAGSLEISAFPDDTDLEEILDEIHQAGERLTDDPGMKNVLAYKRIVKAFIGYVVKNSRQIEHQDGARLSIFKAPKRYTLISIIDRKLEQLAAGILQNQTEKLEILKKVEEIQGLLVDLTG; translated from the coding sequence ATGGACCGGATCGATCCGTTAACAGGAGCTCCGATACCATTTTATCGGAATGAAAAACGCCGGGTCGAGAAAAAGGGTGCGGTTAAAAAGGATTTTGGTTCCTTTGTTCAGTCTGCTGATGATGCAGGCTCCCTGGAAATATCCGCCTTTCCTGATGATACAGACCTTGAAGAAATTCTTGATGAGATTCATCAGGCCGGGGAAAGACTGACCGATGATCCGGGAATGAAGAATGTGCTGGCTTACAAGCGTATTGTTAAGGCCTTTATCGGCTATGTGGTTAAAAATTCCCGGCAAATTGAACATCAGGACGGGGCGCGGTTGAGCATCTTCAAAGCCCCGAAACGCTACACTCTGATATCGATTATCGATCGAAAACTTGAGCAGCTGGCCGCCGGTATACTACAAAACCAGACAGAGAAATTGGAAATACTAAAAAAAGTTGAAGAGATCCAGGGTCTCCTTGTTGATTTGACGGGATGA
- a CDS encoding polymer-forming cytoskeletal protein, which yields MSDVIGADSAFINSFIGEGTRFEGNLSLSGLLRIDGDFLGTIATEGKVLIGKTGRVEGSVSAKTVVVGGTVKGDISCTEKLVILSSGLMLGNVRSPRLIVEEGVIINGECRISGDRDISVDTPDAAAYQPFGTARK from the coding sequence ATGAGTGATGTTATCGGCGCTGACAGCGCTTTTATTAATTCGTTTATTGGTGAAGGGACCCGGTTTGAAGGGAATTTATCCCTGTCAGGGTTATTGAGAATCGATGGTGACTTTTTGGGAACGATAGCAACCGAGGGAAAAGTTCTCATTGGTAAAACCGGCAGGGTCGAAGGTTCCGTCTCAGCAAAAACAGTTGTTGTGGGCGGCACTGTTAAAGGAGATATAAGTTGCACAGAGAAGCTGGTCATTTTGTCGTCCGGCCTCATGCTTGGAAATGTGCGGTCTCCCCGGCTTATTGTCGAGGAGGGCGTTATAATCAACGGTGAATGTCGTATAAGCGGTGACCGGGATATTTCTGTTGATACTCCCGATGCCGCGGCGTATCAGCCCTTCGGGACTGCACGGAAATAG
- a CDS encoding polymer-forming cytoskeletal protein, with amino-acid sequence MAIISSNKLEIPTTTLGNATSFSGDLNFETSLRIEGRYSGKIESPGTLHIAPGAKVEADITVGAVVVAGTVIGNITASQRLEIEATGTVIGNIATPKLKVAEGVSFRGKCDMLDSSDGIDIFSASPDKLKKILTHSH; translated from the coding sequence ATGGCGATAATAAGCTCGAATAAACTTGAAATTCCGACAACTACCCTTGGGAATGCCACCTCTTTTTCCGGTGATCTGAATTTTGAAACCTCCCTGCGGATCGAGGGCCGATACTCAGGAAAGATTGAGTCTCCCGGGACCTTGCACATTGCTCCTGGAGCAAAGGTCGAGGCAGACATAACAGTTGGTGCTGTGGTTGTTGCCGGTACCGTTATTGGCAATATTACGGCCTCCCAGCGTCTCGAGATAGAAGCCACGGGGACCGTGATAGGCAATATTGCTACCCCGAAACTGAAGGTTGCTGAAGGTGTTTCGTTCCGCGGCAAGTGTGATATGCTGGACAGCAGTGACGGTATAGATATCTTTTCCGCCTCTCCCGATAAATTGAAGAAGATCCTGACCCATTCACACTGA
- the lnt gene encoding apolipoprotein N-acyltransferase, which translates to MKTVVAQRAFLDGVRSLGIDLFLLIVSALCFSLSFPSFLSTQGWGILAYISIVPAFIVVHRTGWVSSFLLGWFYGLVSYAIFNYWLAIFHPLAIFIVPLIYSAYFFVLFPLLKAADRLFPKYAYLVQILLWMGYEFLRTKGFLGYPYGNLGYSQYLFYPLIQISSVTGMWGVSVLVIFPSAYLGNAFKTLKPEDALRFFREHRIDAVVWIILMVLAIAGGAFIMDDYHEEPKWRVALIQQNEDPWKNSIEAYQSALNALILLSDKALEEDPEIVIWSETAFVPRIEWHNRYRTSRPHYELVRDLLYYLEGQDVPFVAGNDHAENSAAPGEPLVPADYNAAILFKRGEITEIYRKTHLVPFTEHFPYENILPGMHRMLVEADTHFWEKGTEYTVFTAAGVRFSTPICFEDVFGYLSREFVRQGAQVIVNMTNDSWSGSVAAEMQHAGMAVFRAVENRRSVVRSTNGGITCVIDPDGRITDQLEPFTADYLIADVPVHDRRTTVYTRFGDWFAWLMLLGGIITLLYGFFRQTRH; encoded by the coding sequence ATGAAAACCGTCGTTGCGCAAAGAGCTTTCCTGGACGGAGTACGCTCCCTTGGAATAGACCTGTTTTTGTTGATTGTATCAGCCCTGTGTTTTTCTCTATCTTTTCCAAGTTTTCTTTCGACCCAGGGCTGGGGTATTCTGGCATATATCTCTATTGTCCCTGCGTTCATCGTAGTACATCGGACTGGGTGGGTTTCATCCTTTTTATTGGGATGGTTTTACGGACTGGTTTCTTACGCCATTTTTAATTACTGGCTCGCAATTTTTCATCCCCTGGCAATATTTATTGTTCCTCTTATTTATTCCGCCTATTTTTTTGTGCTTTTTCCCCTGCTCAAGGCTGCTGATCGGCTTTTCCCAAAGTATGCGTACTTGGTACAGATCCTCCTTTGGATGGGGTATGAATTTCTGCGCACCAAGGGCTTTCTTGGCTATCCGTATGGCAATTTGGGGTATTCTCAGTATCTTTTTTATCCCCTGATTCAGATATCTTCGGTAACAGGAATGTGGGGAGTCTCTGTTCTGGTAATCTTTCCGTCCGCATATCTTGGTAATGCTTTTAAAACACTAAAACCTGAAGACGCGCTCAGGTTTTTTCGTGAACACCGAATCGACGCCGTTGTGTGGATCATACTTATGGTGCTTGCGATTGCCGGCGGAGCTTTTATCATGGATGATTATCATGAAGAACCTAAGTGGAGAGTCGCTCTGATTCAGCAGAATGAGGATCCCTGGAAGAACAGTATAGAAGCCTATCAGAGTGCCCTTAACGCCCTGATCCTTCTGTCCGATAAAGCCCTTGAGGAAGATCCGGAGATTGTTATATGGTCCGAGACCGCCTTTGTGCCGCGAATAGAATGGCACAACCGGTATCGTACATCACGCCCTCATTACGAGCTTGTTCGGGATTTGCTTTATTATCTGGAAGGGCAGGATGTCCCTTTTGTGGCGGGAAACGACCATGCAGAAAATAGTGCCGCCCCTGGAGAACCCCTGGTACCGGCCGATTATAACGCCGCTATTTTGTTTAAGCGGGGAGAAATAACTGAAATCTACCGGAAGACTCATCTGGTCCCCTTTACCGAGCATTTTCCCTATGAGAACATACTTCCCGGAATGCACCGTATGCTTGTCGAGGCGGACACGCATTTCTGGGAAAAAGGCACCGAATATACGGTGTTTACAGCCGCGGGAGTTAGATTCTCTACTCCGATATGCTTTGAGGATGTTTTCGGGTATCTGAGCAGGGAATTTGTACGGCAGGGTGCCCAGGTAATTGTTAATATGACAAACGATTCCTGGTCTGGTTCAGTGGCTGCGGAGATGCAGCACGCTGGTATGGCGGTGTTCAGGGCGGTTGAAAACCGGCGTAGTGTTGTTCGCAGCACAAATGGCGGTATTACCTGTGTAATTGACCCTGACGGCCGCATCACGGACCAGCTTGAGCCTTTTACCGCTGATTATCTTATAGCTGATGTTCCTGTTCACGACAGACGTACAACCGTGTATACTCGCTTTGGCGACTGGTTCGCATGGCTGATGCTCCTGGGCGGGATAATAACTCTGCTGTATGGATTTTTCCGGCAAACCCGTCATTGA
- the rho gene encoding transcription termination factor Rho, with protein MALLRKRSTMKNASEHEESQVETSETVQNELSLTENSAFQEEKNSNAKSQEENQGSSKKRKVRKKSADGDNAYSADNGSAQSYQESAKRRPKKKKIRVELIKDSSLDEENQGEEDSAVNKEKAAPRASASAYYPDHLNPTNSGKGQNSSGKEKDKLSINELTRMNMGDLRAFAIDKGVSPDNLGSMKKQEVIFAILKSHTSVGGAITAYGSLEILPDGYGFLRSPQNSYLPGQDDIYISPSQIRLFNLRTGDTVSGHIRPPKEGERFFAMLRVDSVNFRDPAEAQTRIPFDNLTPLYPEVRINMERENGPTSTKMINLFCPIGKGQRGLIVSPPRTGKTILLQQIANAITTNHPEIYLIVLLIDERPEEVTDMRRNVKGEVIASTFDEQATRHVQVAEMVIEKAKRLVEHGNDVVILLDSITRLARAYNQTVPTSGKILSGGVDSNALHRPKRFFGAARNIEDGGSLTIVATALIETGSRMDEVIFEEFKGTGNMEIILDRRMADRRLFPSINIKRSGTRKEELLLTENELQKMWVLRKVINPMDDIEITELMIDRMSKTKNNEAFLRSMNTSSVAD; from the coding sequence ATGGCCTTACTTCGTAAGCGTAGCACCATGAAAAACGCTAGTGAACACGAGGAGTCGCAAGTGGAAACCTCCGAAACGGTACAAAATGAATTGAGTCTTACAGAAAATTCTGCGTTTCAGGAAGAAAAAAACAGTAATGCTAAGTCACAGGAGGAGAACCAGGGATCTTCCAAAAAGCGAAAGGTCCGAAAAAAGTCAGCGGATGGAGATAATGCCTATTCAGCTGACAACGGTTCTGCCCAGTCTTATCAGGAATCTGCCAAAAGGCGGCCGAAAAAGAAGAAAATCAGAGTGGAATTGATTAAAGACAGCTCTCTTGACGAAGAAAATCAGGGCGAAGAGGACAGTGCTGTTAATAAGGAAAAAGCCGCTCCCAGAGCTTCCGCTTCAGCTTACTATCCAGACCATTTGAATCCTACAAATTCCGGGAAAGGTCAGAACTCTTCCGGCAAAGAAAAAGACAAACTAAGTATAAACGAACTGACCCGCATGAATATGGGGGATCTCAGGGCTTTCGCGATTGACAAGGGTGTTTCTCCGGACAATCTGGGATCGATGAAAAAGCAGGAGGTTATATTCGCCATCCTGAAATCCCATACCTCCGTGGGCGGCGCAATCACTGCATACGGGTCTCTTGAGATTCTGCCCGACGGATACGGTTTCCTCCGGTCGCCGCAAAACAGTTATCTGCCCGGACAGGATGACATTTATATCTCCCCATCCCAGATCCGTCTTTTTAATTTGCGCACCGGGGATACGGTATCCGGTCATATTCGTCCTCCCAAGGAGGGGGAACGTTTCTTTGCCATGCTCCGGGTCGATTCCGTGAACTTTCGGGATCCTGCAGAGGCACAGACACGAATACCCTTTGACAACCTGACACCCCTCTACCCTGAGGTTCGGATCAACATGGAGCGGGAAAACGGCCCCACTTCTACCAAAATGATCAACCTGTTTTGCCCCATTGGCAAAGGACAGCGCGGCTTGATTGTGTCTCCGCCCAGAACAGGAAAAACAATTCTTCTGCAGCAGATTGCGAATGCGATTACCACAAACCATCCGGAAATATATCTGATTGTGCTTCTGATTGATGAACGCCCGGAAGAGGTTACCGATATGCGGCGTAACGTGAAGGGAGAGGTCATTGCCTCCACCTTCGATGAGCAGGCCACCCGGCATGTTCAGGTTGCTGAAATGGTGATCGAAAAAGCCAAACGACTTGTTGAGCATGGGAACGATGTGGTCATCCTGCTGGACTCCATAACCCGTCTGGCCCGGGCCTATAACCAGACTGTGCCCACCTCGGGTAAGATTCTCTCCGGTGGTGTCGACTCCAACGCTCTTCACCGGCCAAAGCGCTTTTTCGGTGCAGCACGGAACATAGAGGACGGCGGCAGTCTTACCATTGTCGCAACTGCCCTGATTGAAACCGGAAGCCGCATGGACGAGGTTATTTTTGAGGAGTTCAAGGGGACCGGTAACATGGAGATCATCCTGGACCGTAGAATGGCCGACCGGCGTCTCTTTCCCTCCATCAATATAAAACGCTCGGGTACCCGTAAAGAGGAACTTTTGCTTACTGAAAACGAGCTTCAGAAGATGTGGGTTCTGCGGAAGGTTATAAATCCGATGGATGACATCGAGATAACCGAGCTGATGATTGACAGAATGAGCAAAACCAAGAATAATGAGGCTTTCCTGAGGTCGATGAACACCTCCTCTGTTGCTGATTAG
- a CDS encoding response regulator: MDTKTKILIVDDEPINRDFFDVMLSKLGFHVIKAEDGEEALEKLKSDSPDLIILDNIMPKMSGWKLTKILKTSDDFADFRDIPIIMFSAMDDVKDKIEGFELGVEDYITKPFNFSEVLARIRAVLRSRALSRQVVQKERKIASIESLNQSLIYFTQHLKGPVEALQKRVETLDVNSQTDVESFVKAVQVETRQVLVTLHSLEDEIKDLQRRPELQKEADADLLEDLEKKFQKHFVNWKENQEVPR, encoded by the coding sequence ATGGATACAAAGACAAAGATTCTAATAGTCGATGACGAACCGATAAACCGCGATTTTTTTGATGTAATGCTCAGTAAACTTGGGTTTCATGTTATCAAGGCAGAGGACGGCGAAGAAGCCCTGGAAAAACTTAAATCTGATAGTCCCGATCTGATTATCCTGGATAATATAATGCCGAAAATGTCGGGATGGAAGCTGACAAAGATCCTGAAAACGAGCGATGACTTTGCCGATTTCAGGGATATTCCGATTATCATGTTCTCCGCCATGGATGACGTAAAGGACAAGATCGAAGGTTTTGAACTTGGTGTAGAGGATTATATAACAAAACCTTTTAACTTTTCCGAAGTTCTTGCCCGTATCCGCGCCGTTTTGCGCAGCAGGGCACTTTCCCGTCAGGTTGTACAGAAAGAACGCAAGATTGCATCCATAGAGTCCCTGAATCAATCTTTGATCTATTTTACTCAGCATCTGAAAGGTCCAGTGGAGGCTCTCCAGAAGCGGGTAGAGACCCTGGATGTGAACTCCCAGACAGATGTTGAATCCTTTGTAAAAGCTGTCCAGGTAGAAACCAGACAGGTGCTGGTTACTCTCCATAGCCTTGAAGATGAGATCAAGGATCTCCAGCGGAGGCCGGAACTGCAGAAAGAGGCGGATGCCGATTTGCTCGAGGATCTGGAAAAGAAATTCCAGAAGCATTTTGTCAACTGGAAGGAGAACCAGGAGGTTCCCAGGTGA
- the rpsT gene encoding 30S ribosomal protein S20, with protein MGGSTLPGKGSAAKRHRQSRERRMRNRIRRSSILTAKKSFMDAVRDKDTTEAESRYQFVTKMIDTAAGKGVYHKNTAARKKSRLNKVLKQLKQGSEA; from the coding sequence ATGGGGGGTAGTACGTTGCCTGGAAAGGGTTCCGCCGCTAAGCGGCATCGACAGAGTCGAGAACGCAGAATGCGTAATCGAATTCGGAGAAGCAGTATTCTTACAGCAAAAAAGAGCTTTATGGATGCTGTGCGCGATAAAGATACAACCGAAGCTGAGAGCCGGTATCAGTTTGTAACTAAAATGATAGATACTGCGGCAGGTAAAGGTGTTTATCACAAAAACACTGCTGCCCGGAAGAAATCTCGACTAAACAAAGTTCTCAAACAGTTGAAGCAAGGAAGCGAGGCTTAA
- the rpmE gene encoding 50S ribosomal protein L31 yields MKSGIHPKYEFTTIKCACGNVIETRSTSRDVEVEICSSCHPFFTGKQKLVDTAGRVERFKKKYGIKDE; encoded by the coding sequence ATGAAAAGCGGAATACATCCGAAATATGAGTTTACCACTATAAAGTGTGCCTGTGGCAATGTGATCGAAACCCGGTCTACATCCAGGGATGTTGAGGTTGAAATTTGCTCAAGCTGTCATCCATTCTTTACGGGTAAGCAGAAACTTGTAGATACTGCAGGGCGTGTTGAACGTTTTAAGAAGAAATACGGAATCAAGGACGAGTAG
- the galK gene encoding galactokinase, producing the protein MKELQALHVEEFGRKPDCIARAPGVINLMGEHTDYSEGFVLQAALPLFADVAVSRREDVSLRFYTADAGERKKTSVPNLKYKREDRWANYLKGVLAELSERGIEIPGLEFTITSTIPQNIGLGSSDALCTATAMAVCRCLGVELSVQDMIDVAYGAEARFIGLPKEPSDVATSLLAQQDKAVFLDMRSMEYRHIGLNLRDAVLVLTNSHVPHISAEDYIEERREECRQCVEHLQSKRSGVSLRDYTVKDLKSGIGVLPESLRRLCMHVVEENTRVKEAIQLLPEGDMEAFGRLMYRSHESLRDAYEVSCPELDWLVKRASEIDGVYGSRLTGPGFGGCTLTLIRNTGLNDYIDRLGEYERIFGFAAEAFPFRVTDGARVLNNENLVDE; encoded by the coding sequence ATGAAAGAGCTGCAAGCACTGCATGTCGAGGAGTTCGGGCGCAAGCCTGACTGTATCGCCCGTGCACCAGGGGTAATCAACCTGATGGGTGAACATACCGACTACAGTGAGGGGTTTGTCCTGCAGGCAGCGCTGCCTCTTTTTGCTGATGTCGCCGTATCCCGCCGTGAGGATGTCTCTCTCCGCTTTTATACCGCCGATGCTGGGGAGCGGAAAAAAACCTCCGTGCCCAACCTGAAATATAAGCGTGAGGACCGGTGGGCCAACTATCTGAAAGGGGTTCTCGCCGAACTTTCAGAGAGGGGTATAGAGATTCCCGGTCTTGAGTTTACGATTACCAGTACAATTCCGCAGAATATTGGTTTGGGCTCATCGGATGCCTTGTGTACGGCCACCGCGATGGCTGTTTGCCGCTGTCTTGGTGTCGAGTTGTCCGTTCAGGATATGATAGATGTTGCCTATGGGGCTGAAGCCCGTTTTATCGGTCTTCCCAAGGAACCCAGCGATGTTGCTACCAGCCTGCTTGCTCAACAGGATAAGGCCGTTTTTCTTGATATGCGCAGCATGGAATACCGTCATATCGGCTTAAATCTGAGAGATGCCGTGCTCGTTCTGACCAACTCACATGTACCACACATAAGTGCCGAGGATTATATTGAAGAGCGCCGTGAAGAGTGCCGGCAATGTGTTGAACATTTGCAGTCAAAACGGAGCGGTGTATCTCTTCGTGACTACACAGTCAAGGACTTGAAAAGCGGTATCGGCGTTTTGCCTGAATCCCTGCGTCGACTGTGCATGCATGTTGTGGAGGAGAATACGCGGGTAAAGGAGGCTATCCAGCTTCTGCCAGAGGGAGATATGGAAGCCTTCGGCCGTCTTATGTACAGATCTCATGAGTCTCTGCGTGACGCCTACGAGGTTTCATGTCCTGAGCTGGACTGGCTTGTCAAACGGGCCAGCGAGATTGATGGTGTGTATGGCTCGCGTCTGACAGGTCCGGGGTTTGGCGGTTGTACTCTTACCTTGATCCGTAATACTGGGTTAAATGACTACATCGATCGTCTTGGTGAATATGAAAGGATTTTCGGTTTTGCTGCCGAGGCCTTTCCTTTCCGGGTCACCGACGGTGCCAGGGTATTGAACAATGAAAATCTTGTTGACGAATGA
- a CDS encoding tetratricopeptide repeat protein gives MITEEKENVLDLFNQGRKQYKLMEFEKARQFFARALEIDPEDGPSKVYYLRCKHYIENPPPEDWDGVFIMNTK, from the coding sequence GTGATTACAGAAGAGAAAGAAAACGTATTGGATCTGTTCAACCAGGGACGAAAACAGTATAAGCTGATGGAGTTTGAAAAGGCGCGGCAGTTTTTTGCCCGGGCTTTGGAAATTGATCCTGAAGATGGGCCGTCCAAGGTTTATTATCTGCGGTGCAAACACTATATTGAGAATCCGCCTCCTGAGGATTGGGACGGCGTTTTTATAATGAACACAAAATAA
- the surE gene encoding 5'/3'-nucleotidase SurE produces the protein MKILLTNDDGIESPGLRSLEEALKSHELCIVAPDGERSGSSHRITLKAPVKFATAGHGRFACSGTPADCVLYSVHGAIDFLPDVVVSGINIGPNLGTDLIYSGTAAAARQAAFMGIPGIAVSQLLKENRIDYSAASMFIARNIERLVNAWDEDHFININVPYPDSDSLEYEITHPSRRIYHDTVESYTAPDGHTYHFLSGTFPDATPLRGTDWDTVNRKRISVSPIYLHPVTEYDMVKFGEKLK, from the coding sequence ATGAAAATCTTGTTGACGAATGATGATGGAATAGAAAGTCCCGGACTTCGGTCTTTGGAAGAGGCATTGAAGTCGCATGAACTCTGTATAGTAGCCCCTGACGGTGAGCGTTCAGGCAGTTCCCATCGAATAACCCTTAAAGCTCCGGTAAAGTTTGCCACAGCGGGTCACGGGCGTTTTGCCTGCAGCGGAACTCCCGCGGATTGTGTACTTTACTCGGTCCACGGAGCCATAGATTTTCTTCCGGATGTTGTTGTCTCCGGTATAAATATTGGCCCTAATCTCGGGACTGATTTGATATATTCCGGAACAGCTGCAGCTGCCAGGCAGGCCGCTTTTATGGGAATCCCTGGAATTGCAGTATCCCAGCTCTTAAAGGAGAACAGGATAGACTACAGCGCAGCATCCATGTTTATCGCCCGGAATATCGAAAGGCTTGTTAATGCATGGGATGAAGACCACTTTATTAATATCAATGTTCCCTATCCCGATTCCGATTCCCTTGAGTATGAAATCACTCACCCATCCAGAAGGATCTATCACGATACCGTGGAATCCTATACCGCGCCGGACGGACATACCTACCATTTTCTTAGCGGCACTTTTCCGGATGCAACTCCGTTACGGGGTACCGACTGGGATACGGTGAATCGTAAGCGTATATCTGTCTCGCCGATCTACCTGCACCCTGTTACTGAATACGATATGGTCAAATTCGGTGAGAAACTCAAGTAG
- a CDS encoding CinA family protein — MDTISGKTLSILGISPAGVKKRLRDRGMEKNDLNYAANAYGTVISSGESSLTDVFRAIEESFSPFTCSGNRTPAQVLINSAVQASALLVFAESCTGGLAGSLVTGIAGSSDVFWGSMVTYANEAKERVLGVSTIGEHGAVSEETVKAMAVGAMKVSDANAALAVSGIAGPGGGTPDKPVGTVWFAFKFLEQMQTLKCVFSGSRAQVRRKATGVALAGLANQINGALLDTAWIADYTWY, encoded by the coding sequence ATGGATACCATATCCGGCAAAACTTTAAGTATTCTCGGAATATCCCCGGCGGGGGTAAAAAAGCGTCTTAGAGACCGGGGAATGGAGAAGAATGACCTGAATTATGCTGCAAACGCCTATGGGACTGTTATTTCCTCAGGTGAAAGTTCTCTGACCGATGTCTTCAGGGCTATTGAAGAATCCTTTTCCCCTTTTACCTGTTCAGGTAACCGGACCCCTGCTCAGGTACTTATTAATAGTGCGGTACAGGCCTCGGCTTTACTTGTTTTTGCCGAATCCTGTACCGGGGGGCTTGCCGGTTCCCTTGTAACAGGAATAGCTGGAAGTTCAGATGTATTCTGGGGCTCCATGGTTACCTACGCGAATGAAGCCAAGGAGCGGGTGCTGGGAGTTTCGACAATAGGTGAGCATGGAGCAGTGTCGGAAGAGACTGTTAAGGCAATGGCGGTCGGCGCCATGAAAGTGTCGGATGCCAACGCGGCTCTGGCCGTATCCGGTATTGCCGGTCCTGGGGGAGGTACGCCGGACAAGCCGGTCGGGACTGTCTGGTTTGCTTTTAAATTCTTAGAACAGATGCAAACATTGAAATGTGTTTTCAGTGGGAGCAGGGCGCAGGTCAGGCGAAAAGCAACTGGTGTTGCCCTTGCCGGACTTGCGAATCAAATAAATGGGGCGTTACTTGACACCGCATGGATAGCTGATTATACTTGGTATTAA